A genome region from Actinomycetota bacterium includes the following:
- a CDS encoding Glu/Leu/Phe/Val dehydrogenase, with the protein MGGEYEQVVYNHDPASGLKAIIAIHSTALGPALGGTRFYPYASEDDALADVLRLAKGMSYKAAVAGLNLGGGKAVIIGDPKRVKTEALLRAYGRFVESLGGRYITAEDVGTYIPDMDVVALETRFVTGRSPANGGGGDPSINTAYGVLKGMQAVAEELWKTHDLAGRHIVVQGVGKVGTHLCHLLHQAGARLTVADVDVDNVARAVREFGADTVEPGKAHAVACDIFAPCALGAVVNDDTLPELKCAAIAGSANNVLARDEHGYALRQLGILYAPDYVVNAGGLINVADELQGYSPERAKAKVEGVFGSVRDIFHRAKAEGIPTSEAADRIAKDRMRDISRLRLIRVLPGVSG; encoded by the coding sequence GGGTGGCGAGTACGAGCAGGTCGTCTACAACCACGACCCGGCGTCCGGACTGAAGGCCATCATCGCCATCCACTCGACCGCCCTCGGGCCGGCGCTGGGCGGCACCCGCTTCTACCCGTACGCCTCCGAGGACGACGCCCTGGCCGACGTCCTCCGGCTGGCCAAGGGGATGAGCTACAAGGCGGCCGTGGCCGGGCTCAACCTCGGCGGCGGCAAGGCGGTCATCATCGGCGACCCCAAGCGGGTCAAGACCGAGGCCCTGCTGCGCGCCTACGGCCGCTTCGTGGAGAGCCTTGGCGGCCGCTACATCACCGCCGAGGACGTCGGCACCTACATCCCCGACATGGACGTGGTCGCGCTGGAGACCCGGTTCGTGACCGGGCGCTCGCCCGCCAACGGCGGCGGCGGCGACCCCTCGATCAACACCGCCTACGGGGTGCTGAAGGGCATGCAGGCGGTGGCCGAGGAGCTCTGGAAGACGCACGACCTGGCCGGCCGCCACATCGTGGTCCAGGGCGTCGGCAAGGTCGGCACCCACCTCTGCCACCTGCTGCACCAGGCCGGCGCCCGGCTGACCGTGGCCGACGTGGACGTCGACAACGTGGCCCGGGCGGTCAGGGAGTTCGGCGCCGACACCGTGGAGCCGGGCAAGGCCCACGCGGTCGCGTGCGACATCTTCGCCCCCTGCGCCCTGGGGGCGGTCGTCAACGACGACACCCTGCCCGAGCTGAAGTGCGCCGCCATCGCCGGGTCGGCCAACAACGTCCTCGCCCGGGACGAGCACGGCTACGCCCTGCGCCAGCTCGGCATCCTGTACGCGCCCGACTACGTGGTCAACGCCGGCGGCCTCATCAACGTGGCCGACGAGCTCCAGGGCTACTCCCCCGAGCGGGCCAAGGCCAAGGTCGAGGGCGTGTTCGGCTCCGTCCGGGACATCTTCCATCGCGCCAAGGCCGAGGGGATCCCGACCAGCGAGGCCGCCGACCGCATCGCCAAGGACCGCATGCGCGACATCTCCCGCCTCCGCCTGATCCGGGTCCTCCCGGGGGTCAGCGGCTAG